A section of the Acidobacterium capsulatum ATCC 51196 genome encodes:
- a CDS encoding SIS domain-containing protein — protein sequence MGTYASLVRTDTAFTQSYLDAVKEIAAQLDVEAIERMVAVLVDVREAGGRVFFLGVGGGAANASHAVNDFRKIAGMECYAPSDHMAELTARINDEGWEGSYAQWLRGSRLSAYDALFVFSVGGGSLEQRVSVNLVESLRLAERVGARILGVVGRDGGYTAQSADACVVVPTVCGESVTPHTEEFQSVVLHLLVSHPRLKAQTTKWESLQ from the coding sequence ATGGGCACTTATGCTTCGCTGGTAAGAACGGACACAGCCTTTACGCAATCGTATCTGGATGCGGTGAAGGAGATTGCCGCGCAACTGGATGTGGAGGCCATTGAGCGCATGGTGGCGGTGCTGGTGGATGTGCGCGAAGCCGGGGGCCGGGTGTTCTTTTTGGGCGTGGGCGGCGGCGCGGCCAATGCCAGCCACGCGGTGAACGACTTTCGCAAGATTGCGGGCATGGAGTGTTATGCGCCGAGCGACCACATGGCGGAGCTGACGGCGCGCATCAACGATGAAGGCTGGGAAGGCAGCTATGCGCAGTGGCTGCGCGGCAGCCGGTTGAGCGCCTACGATGCGCTGTTTGTGTTCTCGGTCGGGGGCGGCAGCCTGGAGCAGCGCGTGAGCGTGAACCTGGTGGAGAGCCTGCGGCTGGCCGAGCGCGTGGGTGCGCGCATTCTGGGCGTGGTGGGTCGCGACGGCGGCTACACGGCGCAGTCGGCCGATGCCTGCGTGGTGGTGCCGACGGTGTGCGGCGAGTCGGTGACTCCGCATACCGAGGAGTTTCAGAGCGTGGTGCTGCATCTGCTGGTTTCGCATCCGCGGCTGAAGGCTCAGACGACCAAGTGGGAGTCATTGCAATGA
- a CDS encoding transaldolase family protein, whose translation MSAAVPALHLDLFADTADVASMLRMSAHPAVRGFTTNPTLLRKSGVVHYESFARRVLAEIPHKPISFEVLAEEPADIERQAHAIAAWGPHAWVKITLTSRRGQSLLPVIQRLSRDGVPLNVTALFTLRQLAAVIPMLHTAQPAILSIFAGRIADTGRDPQPIFAAARAMLARHPQVRLLWASPREVYNAFQAQASGANIITMPPEMIAKLTHLGRDLEEYALETVESFYQDAMTCQPGIPAHTPGPVSASPVPASTDAPGSIPWPLS comes from the coding sequence ATGTCTGCTGCCGTGCCCGCTCTGCATCTCGATCTCTTCGCCGACACTGCCGACGTGGCCTCCATGCTGCGGATGAGCGCCCACCCCGCCGTGCGCGGCTTCACCACCAATCCCACCCTGCTGCGCAAATCCGGCGTCGTGCATTATGAGAGCTTCGCCCGGCGCGTCCTCGCGGAGATCCCCCACAAGCCCATCTCCTTTGAGGTGCTGGCCGAGGAGCCCGCCGACATCGAGCGCCAGGCCCATGCCATCGCCGCCTGGGGCCCACACGCCTGGGTCAAGATCACCCTCACCAGCCGCCGGGGCCAGTCGCTGCTGCCCGTCATTCAACGGCTCTCCCGCGATGGAGTACCGCTCAACGTCACCGCCCTCTTCACCCTGCGCCAGCTCGCCGCCGTCATTCCCATGCTGCACACCGCGCAGCCGGCCATCCTGTCGATCTTTGCCGGGCGCATTGCCGACACGGGCCGCGACCCGCAGCCCATCTTTGCCGCGGCCCGCGCCATGCTCGCGCGGCACCCGCAGGTGCGCCTGCTCTGGGCCAGCCCGCGCGAGGTCTACAACGCATTTCAAGCGCAGGCCTCAGGCGCCAACATCATCACCATGCCACCGGAGATGATCGCCAAACTCACCCACCTCGGCCGCGACCTCGAAGAGTACGCGCTCGAAACTGTGGAATCCTTTTATCAGGACGCCATGACCTGCCAGCCTGGCATCCCGGCGCACACGCCCGGCCCCGTCTCTGCGTCCCCTGTTCCTGCGTCTACAGACGCGCCGGGCAGCATTCCCTGGCCGCTCTCTTAG
- a CDS encoding WecB/TagA/CpsF family glycosyltransferase codes for MDVTVPEANPRAASRPLPRPDPLLLAGVRIDRMPMSRTLDWIASALEFRRQHPGKTRPLQIMGPNAHIISAAQHEPALLDALAHADLCVPDGISVVLAGRALGCAIPERVTGGELMEQLCALAARLGYSVFFLGGLSGAATGAAQALTARYPGLRIAGTFCPAPGFEQDPVRAAQVIERVSAAAPDILCVALGVPKQEIWMHRNVPSLPIRLAISVGAALDTQAGLRRRAPAWTHRIGMEWAWRLTREPRRLGRRYLVGNTEFLLLATRAWCRQRFSTLPGAQSRTRWASLSR; via the coding sequence ATGGACGTAACCGTGCCCGAAGCAAATCCCCGTGCGGCTTCCCGGCCCCTGCCGCGGCCCGACCCCCTGCTGCTGGCCGGCGTGCGCATTGACCGCATGCCCATGAGCCGCACGCTCGACTGGATCGCCTCCGCGCTGGAGTTCCGCCGCCAGCATCCCGGCAAAACCCGGCCGCTGCAGATCATGGGGCCCAACGCACACATCATCTCGGCCGCGCAGCATGAGCCCGCGCTGCTCGATGCGCTCGCCCATGCCGATCTCTGCGTGCCCGATGGCATCTCCGTCGTGCTCGCCGGCCGCGCGCTTGGCTGCGCGATTCCCGAGCGCGTGACAGGCGGCGAGCTTATGGAACAACTCTGCGCCCTTGCCGCGCGCCTCGGCTACTCCGTCTTCTTTCTGGGAGGACTCTCCGGCGCGGCCACCGGTGCCGCCCAGGCTCTCACCGCCCGCTATCCCGGCCTGCGCATCGCCGGAACCTTCTGCCCGGCTCCCGGCTTTGAGCAGGACCCCGTGCGCGCGGCCCAGGTCATCGAACGCGTCTCGGCTGCCGCGCCCGACATTCTCTGCGTCGCTCTCGGCGTGCCCAAGCAGGAAATCTGGATGCACCGCAATGTCCCCTCGCTGCCCATCCGGCTCGCCATCTCGGTCGGCGCGGCGCTCGACACGCAAGCCGGACTGCGCCGCCGCGCCCCCGCATGGACGCACCGCATCGGCATGGAGTGGGCCTGGCGGCTCACCCGCGAGCCGCGCCGTCTCGGCCGGCGCTATCTTGTCGGCAACACGGAGTTCCTGCTGCTCGCTACCCGTGCCTGGTGCCGTCAGCGCTTCTCCACCCTGCCCGGCGCGCAGTCCCGCACCCGCTGGGCATCGCTCTCCCGCTGA
- a CDS encoding D-glycero-alpha-D-manno-heptose-1,7-bisphosphate 7-phosphatase gives MKRPRPAFFLDRDGVITENVFYQDTNQWEGPRSIEDFRLLPGVVPALEALQDAGYALILVSNQPNAALGKSLMSQLSEMHHALRREMRRNGIRFLDYCYCLHHPQSRIPELGGLCRCRKPSPYWLHYAAARHGVDLRASWMAGDRETDSLCAARAGVRAIRVGHGLVHDGLAAMIAPDLPAAVQRILRPRSLRREDWVAATL, from the coding sequence ATGAAGCGGCCAAGACCGGCGTTCTTTCTGGATCGCGATGGCGTGATCACGGAGAACGTGTTTTATCAGGATACGAACCAGTGGGAGGGTCCGCGCTCGATCGAGGACTTTCGTCTGCTGCCCGGCGTGGTGCCTGCGCTCGAAGCGCTGCAGGATGCCGGGTATGCGCTGATTCTGGTGTCAAACCAGCCGAATGCGGCGCTGGGCAAATCGCTGATGAGCCAGTTGAGCGAGATGCACCATGCGCTGCGGCGCGAGATGCGGCGCAACGGCATCCGCTTTCTGGATTACTGCTATTGCCTGCATCATCCGCAGTCGCGGATTCCGGAGCTGGGCGGGCTGTGCCGCTGCCGCAAACCCTCGCCGTACTGGCTGCACTATGCGGCGGCGCGCCATGGCGTGGACCTGCGAGCGAGCTGGATGGCCGGAGACCGGGAGACGGATTCGCTGTGCGCGGCGCGCGCCGGGGTGCGGGCAATTCGCGTGGGGCACGGGCTGGTGCATGATGGGCTGGCAGCCATGATTGCGCCGGATCTGCCGGCGGCGGTGCAGCGGATTTTACGGCCTAGGAGCCTGCGCCGCGAGGATTGGGTGGCGGCGACCTTGTAG